A genome region from Arachis duranensis cultivar V14167 chromosome 8, aradu.V14167.gnm2.J7QH, whole genome shotgun sequence includes the following:
- the LOC107461451 gene encoding uncharacterized protein LOC107461451, giving the protein MNLGAAKEESTPEVHVPADIDWQKLDKSKFFFLGAALFSGVSAALYPVVVLKTRQQVAQSQVPCIKTAFSVISHEGFRALYRGFGTSLMGTIPARAMYMAALEITKSNVGTATVRFGIAEPTAATIANAVAGLSAAMAAQLVWTPVDVVSQRLMVQGGSNARQYANGIDAFRKILRTDGPRGLYRGFGISILTYAPSNAVWWASYSVAQRMVWGGVGYYLCSNKKDDGETTNELRPDSKTVMAVQGVSAAMAGGMSALITMPLDTIKTRLQVLDGDENGNGRRVPTVVQTVRNLVKEGGWMACYRGLGPRWASMSLSATTMITTYEFLKRLSTKNQDVLT; this is encoded by the coding sequence ATGAACTTGGGTGCTGCCAAGGAAGAATCGACACCAGAGGTTCATGTCCCAGCCGATATTGATTGGCAGAAGCTCGATAAATCCAAGTTCTTCTTCCTCGGCGCAGCACTTTTCTCTGGGGTTTCAGCAGCACTGTACCCCGTTGTGGTATTGAAAACGAGGCAGCAAGTTGCTCAGTCCCAAGTTCCTTGCATCAAGACTGCATTTTCAGTGATTAGCCATGAGGGTTTTCGAGCATTGTATAGAGGGTTTGGTACCTCTTTGATGGGAACAATCCCTGCTAGAGCCATGTACATGGCTGCTTTAGAGATCACTAAGAGTAATGTAGGCACTGCCACTGTTAGGTTTGGGATAGCTGAGCCGACTGCAGCCACGATCGCCAATGCAGTGGCCGGACTGAGTGCAGCCATGGCAGCTCAGCTTGTGTGGACCCCAGTCGACGTAGTGAGCCAGAGGCTAATGGTTCAAGGTGGTTCCAATGCAAGACAATATGCCAATGGGATTGATGCATTCAGGAAGATTCTCAGAACAGATGGTCCTAGAGGGTTGTACAGAGGTTTTGGGATATCAATTTTGACATATGCACCTTCAAATGCTGTTTGGTGGGCTTCATATTCTGTTGCACAGAGAATGGTTTGGGGTGGTGTTGGATACTACTTGTGCAGCAataagaaggatgatggtgaGACGACAAACGAACTGAGGCCGGATTCGAAGACAGTAATGGCAGTTCAGGGAGTCAGTGCAGCAATGGCTGGTGGCATGTCCGCATTAATCACCATGCCATTGGATACAATTAAGACAAGGCTGCAGGTCTTGGATGGTGATGAGAATGGCAATGGGCGTAGAGTACCAACGGTTGTTCAGACAGTGAGGAATTTAGTTAAGGAAGGTGGTTGGATGGCATGTTACAGAGGTTTGGGACCAAGATGGGCTTCAATGTCTTTGTCTGCAACAACAATGATCACTACTTATGAGTTCCTTAAACGACTTTCTACAAAGAATCAGGATGTTTTGACATGA
- the LOC107461452 gene encoding PHD finger protein ALFIN-LIKE 4 (The sequence of the model RefSeq protein was modified relative to this genomic sequence to represent the inferred CDS: added 42 bases not found in genome assembly) has protein sequence MEGGGRTVEEIYEDFKGRRAAIIKALTTDVQDFYNQCDPEKENLCLYGLPSGQWEVNLPVEEVPPELPEPVLGINFARDGMQEKDWLSLVAVHSDTWLVALAFYFGARFGFDRADRKRLFNLINELPTIFEVVTGSAKKQAKEKSSVSNNSGSKSKSSSKARASESQGRQSKAFQPKDEDEGAEEQDDEEHGEAFCGACGESTGTDEFWICCDICEKWFHGKCVKITPARAEHMKQYKCPSCSGNKRAR, from the exons ATGGAAGGAGGAGGACGAACGGTGGAAGAGATTTACGAGGATTTCAAGGGTCGAAGAGCTGCCATCATCAAAGCCCTCACAACCG ATGTTCAGGATTTCTACAACCAATGCGATCCTG AGAAGGAGAATTTATGCTTATATGGATTACCTAGTGGGCAATGGGAAGTAAATTTGCCTGTTGAAGAAGTTCCACCAGAACTTCCTGAGCCTGTGCTGGGCATTAACTTTGCTAGGGATGGCATGCAAGAAAAGGACTGGTTATCTTTAGTTGCTGTCCATAGCGATACATGGCTGGTTGCTCTTGCCTTCTATTTTGGAGCCAGATTTGGGTTTGATAGAGCTGACAG GAAACGACTATTTAATCTGATCAATGAACTACCGACAAT GAAGTCCTCAGTCTCAAACAACAGCGGCAGCAAATCTAAGTCCAGCTCCAAAGCG CGGGCTTCTGAGTCGCAGGGTAGACAGTCAAAGGCATTCCAAccaaaggatgaggatgaaggaGCAGAAGAGCAAGATGATGAAGAACATGGAGAAGCCTTTTGTGGGGCATGCGGCGAGAGTACCGGTACCGATGAGTTCTGGATTTGCTGCGACATCTGCGAGAAGTGGTTCCATGGTAAATGCGTGAAGATTACCCCTGCTAGGGCAGAACATATGAAGCAATACAAGTGTCCATCATGCAGTGGTAACAAGAGAGCTCGCTGA
- the LOC107461511 gene encoding nuclear transcription factor Y subunit A-8, producing MKCMCEKESALCSVHATPAYVLGCSSSWGNSPESDVVQQSSMSDKLNLNMGVVLPQQCHKSRPLNLQFQEQDSSSTLSTNQSGQISIQHSNSSACSSSLSRNMEKSAGNQISSSMGILDFSFPPSELDRGQSTAPIAFHCAYPCYGGILAAAYDQHSKVIGSAAVRIPLPLDLREEPIYVNSKQYHAILRRRQYRAKLEAHNKLIRDRKPYLHESRHLHALKRARGAGGRFLNTKNLVQSKVTSTTTTSYQAYIGRDIQDYTADTGGAASHRRLSVLM from the exons ATGAAGTGCATGTGTGAAAAAGAATCTGCTCTATGTTCTGTTCATGCAACACCAGCCTATGTTCTTGGATGCTCATCATCATGGGGTAATTCTCCTGAATCTGATGTTGTCCAACAATCATCCATGTCTGATAAATTGAACTTAAACATGGGTGTTGTTCTGCCACAACAATGTCACAAGAGTAGGCCACTAAATCTCCAATTTCAAGAGCAGGATTCATCTTCAACTCTTTCCACCAATCAATCTG GTCAAATTTCTATCCAGCATAGCAATTCTTCAGCTTGTTCATCATCACTTAGCAGAAATATGGAGAAGAGTGCTGGAAATCAAATCAGTTCTTCAATGGGGATTCTTGATTTTTCCTTCCCTCCTTCGGAACTCGATCGCGGCCAATCAACT GCTCCAATTGCATTTCATTGTGCATATCCATGCTATGGTGGCATACTAGCTGCTGCATATGACCAACACTCTAAG GTAATTGGAAGTGCAGCAGTTCGGATTCCTCTGCCACTTGATCTGAGAGAAGAACCTATATATGTGAATTCAAAGCAGTATCATGCTATACTGAGACGTAGACAGTACCGAGCTAAACTCGAAGCACATAACAAACTCATCAGAGATCGCAAA CCTTATCTTCACGAGTCTCGCCATCTACATGCACTCAAGAGAGCTAGAGGTGCTGGTGGACGCTTTCTCAACACTAAGAACCTCGTCCAATCAAAGGTTACTTCTACCACCACCACTTCCTACCAGGCTTACATTGGAAGGGATATCCAGGACTATACGGCAGATACCGGTGGCGCCGCCAGTCACCGCCGTCTGTCTGTTCTTATGTGA